In the Chroococcidiopsis sp. SAG 2025 genome, one interval contains:
- a CDS encoding alpha/beta hydrolase — translation MFLPPGFEQRSVMTSLGRMVYYTDAGEPWLKDGADNTDKPTLVFIHGFGGGSSAYEWSKVYPAFAAEYRIVAPDLIGWGRSEHPARSYRVEDYLTTIAEFLEQTCQGAVTVIASSLTAAMVVRVAIARPELFQSLILTTPAGLSDFGENYSRSFFAQIVSVPILDRLLYSTGVATSNGIRSFLEQRQFAQPNRIYEEIVAAYLESATQPNAEYAALSFVRGDLCFDLSLYIPQLIVPTAIIWGQKSEFTSPEIGQRFAQINPQAIKIFQSLPEVGLTPQLELPAVTIGLIRQFLPILEGSRESGVGSWEASKAN, via the coding sequence ATGTTTTTACCACCTGGATTTGAACAGCGTTCTGTGATGACCTCTCTAGGCAGAATGGTTTACTATACCGATGCTGGAGAACCTTGGTTGAAAGATGGAGCCGATAATACTGACAAACCAACTCTCGTTTTCATACATGGTTTTGGAGGCGGGTCTTCAGCTTACGAATGGTCGAAGGTTTATCCGGCTTTTGCTGCTGAGTATCGCATTGTAGCGCCCGATCTGATTGGTTGGGGACGCTCTGAGCATCCAGCACGGAGTTATCGAGTTGAAGACTATCTCACGACGATCGCGGAATTTTTAGAACAGACTTGTCAGGGTGCGGTAACAGTTATTGCTTCCTCCCTGACAGCGGCGATGGTCGTTAGGGTGGCGATCGCTCGTCCAGAATTGTTTCAGTCGTTAATCTTGACTACACCTGCCGGATTGTCTGATTTTGGCGAAAACTATTCCCGCAGTTTCTTTGCCCAGATCGTCAGCGTTCCCATTCTCGATCGCTTGCTGTACAGCACGGGGGTTGCTACGAGTAACGGGATTCGTAGTTTCTTAGAACAGCGCCAGTTTGCCCAACCCAACCGGATTTATGAAGAAATAGTCGCTGCTTACCTCGAATCTGCTACCCAACCCAACGCTGAATACGCCGCCTTATCTTTTGTCCGTGGCGACTTGTGCTTCGACTTGTCTCTCTATATTCCTCAACTAATAGTTCCTACTGCCATCATCTGGGGACAAAAATCTGAATTCACTTCCCCAGAAATCGGACAGCGATTTGCCCAGATCAATCCTCAAGCCATTAAGATTTTTCAAAGTTTGCCAGAAGTAGGACTCACACCCCAGCTAGAACTCCCAGCCGTAACAATCGGACTGATTCGGCAATTTTTACCCATACTAGAAGGGAGTCGGGAGTCGGGAGTCGGGAGTTGGGAAGCCAGCAAGGCAAATTAG
- a CDS encoding DUF4330 domain-containing protein, which translates to MKILDSQGRLFGKVSLLDIGAALVIFLVVVGIFFFPGTSGAQIGVTTKPVEIDVIVRGLSVRDPQQLFEQGLKPGGKTNIIIRNQPYGQVGVKAVKQLPRTTLVPQPDGSVKALPDPRENQYIMDMVVTLEGNAQITKNGPVIGNSKLKIGIPAQLEGFNYDFTGGVIALRFPEKG; encoded by the coding sequence ATGAAAATTTTAGATTCCCAAGGGCGTTTATTTGGTAAGGTCAGTCTCCTCGATATTGGAGCAGCCTTAGTCATCTTCTTGGTAGTGGTGGGGATCTTTTTCTTCCCTGGCACTTCTGGAGCGCAAATTGGCGTGACTACCAAACCTGTAGAAATTGACGTGATCGTGCGGGGTTTGAGCGTGCGCGATCCGCAACAGCTATTTGAGCAGGGACTAAAGCCAGGTGGAAAAACCAACATCATTATCCGCAATCAGCCTTACGGTCAGGTAGGCGTGAAAGCTGTTAAACAACTACCGAGAACCACCCTCGTACCTCAACCGGATGGTTCGGTTAAAGCTTTACCCGATCCACGCGAAAATCAATACATCATGGATATGGTTGTCACCCTAGAAGGCAACGCTCAAATAACTAAGAATGGTCCAGTAATTGGTAATAGCAAACTCAAAATTGGTATTCCTGCTCAGTTAGAAGGTTTTAATTACGATTTTACTGGTGGTGTCATCGCTCTGAGATTTCCAGAGAAAGGATAA
- a CDS encoding M48 family metallopeptidase, whose protein sequence is MFNLFFSFSRRIQRRWLYPLISLSVVVGLLVGSAGLAKAISWFDLIQQGAQIIQLSDVSEEEEVELGKQINQQMVGKEFRLYRNPSVNRYVERVGERVAAESDRPNLPYEFQIVDNNSVNAFATAGGFVYVTTELLRTADNEAELASVLGHEIGHITNRHLIKQMRSTAIAGGLATAAGLNRSRAVAIGVDLALRRPNSRKDEYEADTTGLEMLGRAGYDREAMVSFMEKLLKKSGSTPTFLSTHPATQSRITRLREAIDSQAADEGAGLDSAAYRARIRPLLR, encoded by the coding sequence ATGTTCAACCTATTCTTTTCGTTCTCTCGTCGCATCCAGCGTCGCTGGCTTTATCCGCTCATATCACTATCAGTAGTAGTCGGCTTACTGGTCGGTTCGGCTGGGTTGGCAAAAGCCATTTCCTGGTTCGATCTCATTCAACAGGGAGCGCAAATCATCCAACTGTCTGATGTTTCTGAGGAAGAGGAAGTCGAGTTAGGCAAGCAAATTAACCAACAGATGGTGGGGAAAGAATTTCGTCTCTATCGCAATCCGAGTGTCAATCGCTATGTAGAACGGGTAGGAGAACGGGTAGCCGCCGAGAGCGATCGCCCTAATCTTCCTTACGAGTTTCAAATTGTAGATAATAACAGCGTCAATGCCTTTGCTACGGCTGGGGGTTTTGTCTACGTCACCACCGAATTACTGCGTACTGCCGATAACGAAGCAGAATTGGCTAGCGTACTAGGTCACGAAATCGGTCACATCACTAATCGTCACTTAATTAAGCAAATGCGCAGCACTGCGATCGCCGGGGGACTGGCAACTGCGGCTGGCTTAAACCGCAGTCGCGCTGTGGCGATCGGTGTGGATCTGGCTTTGCGCCGTCCTAATAGCCGTAAAGATGAGTACGAAGCAGATACAACAGGGTTAGAGATGTTAGGACGAGCTGGCTACGATCGAGAAGCAATGGTTTCTTTTATGGAAAAATTATTAAAGAAAAGTGGTTCCACGCCTACTTTTTTGAGTACCCACCCAGCCACTCAAAGCCGTATTACCAGACTTAGAGAAGCGATCGACTCTCAAGCGGCAGATGAGGGTGCTGGGCTAGATAGCGCTGCCTACAGAGCTAGAATTCGCCCGCTATTACGTTAA
- a CDS encoding metallophosphoesterase family protein, with the protein MSAAHQRRIIIGDVHGHYDGLMILLEAIAPGAADEVYFLGDLIDRGPQSAQVVDFVKQSPYYCLLGNHEQMLLDVLTKRASNQIRQAWLYSGGYETLSSYKTATIPRDHIEWLQTLPTHLDLGDIWLAHAGLDPRLPLEEQSVEQFCWVRQEFHSMKQPFFDNKLIIVGHTITFTLPGVRPGELAQGQGWLDIDTGAYHPRSGWLTAVDINNQIVYQVDVYDKLVRTLPLSEAAIRINPAQVLARL; encoded by the coding sequence ATGAGCGCAGCGCACCAACGTCGCATTATTATCGGTGATGTGCACGGTCACTATGACGGACTGATGATTTTGCTTGAGGCGATCGCCCCTGGCGCAGCCGATGAAGTTTATTTCTTGGGAGACTTAATCGATCGCGGACCGCAGAGCGCACAAGTTGTTGATTTTGTCAAGCAAAGTCCTTACTATTGCTTGCTTGGCAATCACGAACAAATGCTGCTAGATGTGTTAACTAAACGCGCTTCCAATCAAATTCGCCAAGCTTGGCTTTATAGCGGCGGATATGAGACTTTAAGCAGTTACAAAACAGCCACTATTCCTCGCGATCATATCGAATGGCTGCAAACCTTGCCTACTCACCTCGACTTAGGCGATATTTGGTTAGCTCATGCTGGACTCGATCCCAGGCTTCCCTTGGAAGAGCAGTCAGTTGAGCAATTTTGTTGGGTGCGGCAGGAATTCCACAGCATGAAGCAGCCCTTCTTTGACAACAAACTCATTATTGTCGGTCATACAATCACGTTTACCCTACCAGGAGTACGCCCTGGAGAACTTGCCCAAGGACAAGGTTGGTTGGATATCGATACTGGTGCTTATCATCCCAGAAGCGGTTGGCTCACAGCAGTTGATATCAACAATCAGATTGTTTATCAAGTCGATGTCTACGATAAGCTAGTTCGGACACTGCCTCTGTCAGAAGCCGCGATTCGCATTAATCCTGCCCAGGTGTTAGCGCGATTGTAG
- a CDS encoding tRNA-(ms[2]io[6]A)-hydroxylase: MNVADLTVAKINALVVPTTEDWVRQAIANLDTILLDHSQCERKAAGVALNLIFRYPSSQKLVRSLTAIAREELEHFEQVNQWLERRGIPLAPLAPPPYGAGLKAQIRAKEPERMLDSLLVSGLIEARSHERLGLLATHCPEPELAKFYRGLMASEARHFGTYWILADTYFDRAVFTQRLEELAVVESQLLSTLHPQPRIHS, from the coding sequence ATGAATGTAGCGGATTTAACAGTCGCCAAAATCAACGCTCTAGTCGTCCCAACCACTGAGGATTGGGTACGACAAGCGATCGCTAACTTGGATACCATCTTATTGGATCATTCCCAATGCGAACGCAAAGCAGCTGGGGTAGCTCTAAATTTAATATTTCGTTACCCTTCGAGCCAAAAATTAGTCCGCTCGCTAACAGCAATCGCCCGGGAAGAATTGGAACACTTCGAGCAGGTGAACCAATGGTTAGAACGGCGAGGAATTCCTCTAGCACCTTTAGCACCACCTCCTTATGGCGCGGGGTTAAAGGCGCAAATTCGTGCCAAAGAGCCAGAACGGATGTTGGATTCTTTGCTCGTCTCTGGTTTGATTGAAGCTCGCAGTCACGAACGGTTAGGGCTTTTAGCCACCCATTGCCCAGAACCAGAGCTAGCTAAATTTTATCGCGGTTTGATGGCTTCGGAAGCTAGACATTTTGGTACATATTGGATTTTGGCAGATACTTATTTCGATCGCGCTGTGTTCACCCAAAGGCTAGAAGAATTAGCTGTAGTGGAAAGTCAGTTATTATCAACTCTACATCCTCAACCGAGGATACATAGTTAA
- a CDS encoding GNAT family N-acetyltransferase, giving the protein MQGNYKDFLIRDWQMSDRDLAAAVIGSVLAEYGLGWEPVGADRDVLEIENYYLATGGEFWVVEFQSQIVGTAGYYPIRRGEKAVEIRKMYLLPQARRLGLGRFLLQELEKAIAVKKFQQIWIETASVLVEAIKLYESSGYQPATGVETARCDRIYVKNL; this is encoded by the coding sequence ATGCAAGGCAACTACAAAGATTTTCTCATTCGAGACTGGCAAATGAGCGATCGCGATTTGGCGGCGGCGGTTATTGGTTCTGTGTTGGCAGAATATGGTTTAGGGTGGGAGCCTGTAGGTGCTGACCGAGATGTATTGGAGATCGAAAATTATTATTTAGCCACTGGTGGGGAGTTTTGGGTAGTTGAATTCCAAAGTCAAATAGTGGGAACGGCTGGCTACTATCCCATTCGTCGTGGTGAGAAAGCTGTAGAAATTAGAAAAATGTATCTTTTACCCCAAGCGAGAAGGTTGGGTTTGGGGAGATTTTTATTACAAGAATTAGAAAAAGCGATCGCAGTTAAGAAATTTCAACAAATTTGGATTGAAACTGCCAGCGTTCTTGTAGAAGCGATTAAATTATACGAAAGCAGCGGCTATCAACCTGCAACAGGGGTAGAAACAGCACGCTGCGATCGCATTTATGTCAAAAATTTATAG
- a CDS encoding NAD(P)H-quinone oxidoreductase subunit J, with translation MKEETKPVPAEQTKIVEAGKTSKWLKENGFDHEVMEPDHLGVEIIKVDRNFLLPIATALYAYGFNYLQCQCGYDAGPGQDLVSMYHLIKLSDNADRPEEVRIKVFLPREDPRVPSVYWIWKAVDWQERESYDMFGIVYEGHPNLKRLLMPEDWVGFPLRKDYVSPDFYELQDAY, from the coding sequence ATAAAAGAAGAGACTAAACCCGTACCTGCCGAACAAACAAAAATTGTTGAAGCTGGAAAGACTTCCAAGTGGTTGAAGGAAAACGGCTTCGATCATGAAGTTATGGAGCCAGACCACTTAGGAGTGGAGATTATCAAAGTCGATCGCAATTTCCTCTTGCCGATCGCGACAGCACTATATGCTTACGGTTTTAACTATCTCCAGTGTCAGTGTGGTTACGATGCTGGTCCTGGGCAAGATCTAGTCAGCATGTATCATTTAATCAAGCTGAGCGATAATGCTGACAGACCAGAGGAAGTGCGGATTAAAGTTTTTCTGCCTAGAGAAGACCCCCGCGTACCTTCGGTTTACTGGATTTGGAAAGCAGTAGACTGGCAAGAACGAGAATCGTACGATATGTTTGGCATTGTCTATGAAGGACATCCAAATTTGAAACGGCTGCTCATGCCTGAAGATTGGGTTGGTTTTCCCTTACGTAAAGATTACGTCTCCCCCGACTTCTACGAGTTACAGGACGCATATTAA
- the ndhK gene encoding photosynthetic/respiratory NAD(P)H-quinone oxidoreductase subunit K: protein MVLNIDPAGQKERIINPIERPSVTQELSENVILTTVDDLYNWSRLSSLWPLLFGTACCFIEFAALIGSRFDFDRFGLIPRSSPRQADLIITAGTITMKMAPQLVRLYEQMPNPKYVIAMGACTITGGMFSVDSPTAVRGVDKLIPVDVYLPGCPPRPEAIIDAIIKLRKKIANESMQERTPIKQTHRYYSTTHSMKPVPPISDGKYLQVATRQAPPKELTEAIGMPIPPALQSAAKKEEVNRG, encoded by the coding sequence ATGGTCTTAAATATCGATCCAGCCGGACAAAAAGAACGTATCATTAACCCAATCGAGCGCCCATCAGTTACTCAAGAACTATCTGAAAACGTCATTCTCACTACAGTTGACGATCTCTATAACTGGTCTAGACTCTCTAGTTTGTGGCCTCTGTTGTTCGGTACGGCTTGTTGCTTTATCGAATTTGCGGCTTTGATTGGCTCGCGGTTTGACTTCGATCGCTTCGGACTCATCCCCCGTTCTAGCCCCCGTCAGGCTGACTTAATTATCACCGCTGGCACGATTACGATGAAGATGGCTCCGCAGTTGGTGCGGCTTTACGAGCAAATGCCTAATCCTAAGTATGTAATTGCTATGGGTGCTTGTACCATTACTGGTGGTATGTTTAGCGTGGATTCGCCAACAGCCGTGCGGGGTGTCGATAAATTGATTCCCGTCGATGTTTACTTACCTGGTTGTCCTCCCCGTCCCGAAGCCATCATCGATGCCATCATTAAGTTACGCAAAAAAATTGCGAACGAGTCGATGCAAGAGCGGACTCCGATTAAACAAACGCACCGCTACTACAGCACGACTCACAGCATGAAGCCTGTACCACCGATCAGCGATGGTAAGTATTTGCAGGTTGCCACACGGCAAGCACCACCGAAGGAATTGACAGAGGCAATTGGTATGCCCATACCACCAGCCCTGCAATCAGCTGCCAAAAAAGAGGAGGTGAACCGTGGCTGA